A single window of Sulfitobacter sp. JL08 DNA harbors:
- a CDS encoding GntR family transcriptional regulator — protein sequence MNKTFAETAAGIGPKSIAGGTEIDRIYAHIFDAIVGHRLQPGTHLKEDELCEIYGIGRTRMRTVLSRLAADHVVELVANRGAFVARPTVEEAREVFRARRLLEGDLIRRAAERRDPAMRVALEEHMVCEREARDAGDVSRVIRRCGRYHQVLADQAESPIMARFVRELIARSSLIIAVYETKAPDSCEIDEHRELSDLVLSGKADEAVTLMDRHLRGIEDRLVLDNREAPQSELISSLGTFER from the coding sequence ATGAACAAGACATTCGCCGAGACGGCGGCGGGGATAGGCCCGAAATCCATTGCCGGTGGCACAGAGATTGACCGAATCTACGCGCATATCTTCGATGCGATCGTGGGGCATCGTCTTCAGCCCGGAACGCATCTGAAAGAAGACGAACTGTGCGAAATCTACGGTATCGGTCGAACACGGATGCGGACCGTCCTGTCGCGTCTTGCTGCCGACCATGTGGTTGAACTGGTCGCCAATCGCGGGGCCTTTGTGGCCCGCCCGACGGTCGAGGAAGCCCGCGAAGTGTTTCGCGCCCGCCGTTTGCTGGAGGGCGACCTGATCCGCCGTGCCGCCGAGCGCCGCGATCCTGCAATGCGCGTGGCCTTGGAAGAACACATGGTGTGCGAGCGCGAGGCCCGTGATGCAGGCGACGTCAGCCGCGTGATCCGACGGTGCGGACGTTACCATCAGGTTCTGGCCGATCAGGCCGAAAGCCCGATCATGGCGCGCTTTGTGCGCGAGTTGATTGCCCGTTCGTCACTGATCATTGCGGTGTACGAGACGAAAGCCCCTGACAGTTGCGAAATCGATGAACACCGCGAACTGTCAGATCTGGTCCTGAGCGGCAAGGCGGACGAGGCCGTCACATTGATGGACAGGCACTTGCGCGGAATTGAAGACAGGTTGGTTCTGGACAACAGGGAAGCCCCACAAAGCGAGTTGATCAGTAGCTTAGGAACCTTCGAACGTTAA
- a CDS encoding c-type cytochrome, which yields MKSGMLGIGGIVTAAVIATSALGDGHENKAIQAAVKARQSQMILYSFNLGLLGGMAKGDIEYDATAASAAASNLAALSQLDQSRLWPQGSDTEALGADKTRALPAIWQADSTAGEKGMALVTAAIAMEGAAGGGLEALRGAIGEVGKSCGGCHDDYRQTE from the coding sequence ATGAAATCGGGGATGCTCGGGATTGGTGGAATTGTGACTGCCGCCGTTATCGCTACTTCGGCTCTTGGCGATGGTCACGAAAATAAGGCCATCCAGGCGGCAGTCAAAGCACGACAGTCGCAGATGATACTTTATTCATTCAATCTTGGCCTATTGGGTGGAATGGCCAAAGGGGACATCGAATATGATGCAACTGCTGCAAGTGCAGCGGCAAGCAATCTGGCGGCTTTGTCGCAGTTGGATCAATCGCGTTTGTGGCCGCAAGGCTCTGATACCGAAGCGCTTGGTGCGGACAAGACCCGCGCGCTGCCAGCGATATGGCAAGCCGATAGCACCGCGGGTGAAAAGGGTATGGCGCTGGTCACCGCTGCCATCGCGATGGAAGGTGCCGCAGGTGGCGGTCTGGAAGCGCTTCGCGGTGCAATTGGGGAGGTAGGTAAGTCATGTGGCGGTTGCCACGATGATTATCGCCAGACCGAGTAA
- a CDS encoding ABC transporter substrate-binding protein gives MEPARLRFKLREGVSFHNGNPFTADDVVASLQRASDETSPVKSNIPGLKSVEKVDEYTVDLVLNGPDPIVLNYLTNILILDQEWMAEHDALMPADMRSGRENFAVANSNGTGPFILESRQPDARTVLTVNENWWDEPQHNLTRIEFSPIGSDATRIAALLSGELDFITPAPLQDIERIDRAEGVAVIVAPELRTIMLGMNQGDKLLDSNLTDSNPLQDQRVRDALWRSIDMDLIRNKIMRDRSRNAGLLVAPPVPGYDAAEDIRPEVDLEKAKALLADAGYADGFEVGFDCPNDRYVNDEEICQAVTAMWSRIGVTARLNAQTKSKHFEKVLAGGSDIYMVGWATLPMLDTYSVLSALLHTPGDRMGAWNPGGYSNEKIDALTTQVATELDAEKRNAMMTEALKIARDDVAIIPLHQQPLAWAVRDGVSIPLTADNKPRLWYAKVE, from the coding sequence GTGGAACCGGCGCGCCTGCGCTTCAAACTTCGTGAAGGCGTCAGCTTTCACAACGGCAACCCGTTCACAGCAGACGACGTGGTCGCCTCGTTGCAGCGTGCCAGCGACGAAACATCACCGGTGAAAAGCAACATACCCGGTCTGAAGTCTGTCGAAAAAGTTGACGAATACACTGTTGATCTCGTGTTGAACGGACCAGATCCCATTGTGCTTAACTATCTGACCAATATCTTGATCCTGGATCAGGAATGGATGGCTGAACATGATGCGTTGATGCCAGCCGACATGCGCAGCGGACGTGAAAATTTTGCCGTTGCAAATTCAAACGGCACCGGCCCATTCATACTTGAAAGCCGTCAGCCCGATGCTCGCACAGTACTGACAGTGAATGAAAATTGGTGGGACGAACCTCAGCATAACCTGACGCGGATCGAATTCAGCCCGATCGGTTCTGACGCCACACGCATAGCAGCCCTTTTGTCCGGCGAATTGGATTTCATCACGCCTGCGCCCCTGCAAGATATCGAACGGATTGATCGTGCGGAAGGGGTAGCCGTCATCGTTGCACCGGAATTGCGCACGATCATGCTGGGCATGAACCAAGGCGACAAATTGCTAGATTCCAACCTGACCGATTCCAACCCCCTGCAGGATCAGCGGGTGCGCGACGCGCTGTGGCGGTCGATCGATATGGATCTGATCCGCAATAAGATCATGCGGGATCGCTCACGCAATGCCGGCCTCTTGGTCGCCCCTCCGGTACCGGGCTATGACGCAGCAGAAGACATTCGCCCCGAAGTCGACCTTGAAAAAGCCAAGGCCCTTTTGGCTGACGCCGGGTATGCCGACGGTTTTGAAGTCGGATTTGACTGCCCCAACGATCGCTATGTCAACGACGAAGAAATCTGCCAAGCTGTCACCGCCATGTGGTCACGGATCGGTGTTACAGCGCGCCTGAATGCTCAAACGAAGTCAAAGCACTTCGAAAAAGTGCTGGCGGGTGGTTCTGACATTTACATGGTGGGCTGGGCGACATTGCCAATGCTGGATACCTACAGTGTTTTATCGGCACTGCTGCATACTCCGGGTGATCGGATGGGGGCGTGGAACCCCGGCGGTTACTCGAACGAGAAGATCGATGCTCTGACTACTCAGGTTGCGACAGAACTTGATGCGGAAAAACGCAACGCGATGATGACCGAAGCGTTAAAGATAGCTCGTGACGACGTGGCAATCATCCCACTGCATCAGCAACCACTGGCCTGGGCCGTGCGTGACGGCGTGAGCATTCCACTCACTGCCGACAACAAACCCCGACTGTGGTACGCTAAGGTCGAATAA
- a CDS encoding ABC transporter ATP-binding protein encodes MTTTAKPNEPLLSVQGVSKVFDLSPPFLNRLIERAPTRHLRAVDGLDIAIPRGKTFSLVGESGCGKSTVAKLVVGLHRPTDGTIRFEGADLTNLRAADRGDYRRRIQMIFQDPFASLNPRWRVRDIIAEPLRSFGITSNRTEERAEVGRLLEMVGLSARDGEKFPHEFSGGQRQRISIARAISSRPDFLVCDEPTSALDVSVQSQILNLMRDLQDELGLTYLFISHDLAVVDFMSDYVGVMYLGRLVEAGPAKQIFSAPEHPYTQLLMDTVPDITMHHRNRVPVIGEVPNPIAPPPGCSFNPRCPLANDTCRTTSPALIKRAGETKVACHAVLEGRITTQTKPEPARGIA; translated from the coding sequence ATGACTACGACCGCAAAGCCAAACGAGCCCCTGCTTTCAGTCCAAGGTGTCAGCAAGGTATTCGATCTGTCACCCCCGTTTCTGAACAGGCTTATCGAACGCGCGCCGACACGCCACTTGCGGGCGGTTGACGGGCTGGACATCGCTATTCCGCGTGGCAAAACGTTCAGTCTTGTTGGTGAAAGTGGTTGTGGAAAATCAACCGTTGCCAAGCTGGTTGTCGGTCTGCACAGACCGACCGATGGGACGATCCGGTTTGAAGGCGCCGATCTGACCAATCTGCGAGCCGCTGATCGCGGCGATTACCGCCGACGGATTCAGATGATTTTTCAGGACCCCTTTGCCAGCTTGAACCCACGCTGGCGCGTGCGTGACATCATCGCCGAACCACTGCGCAGCTTTGGCATCACGTCAAACCGTACTGAAGAACGTGCTGAAGTTGGCCGATTGCTGGAAATGGTCGGGTTGTCTGCCCGCGATGGCGAAAAATTCCCGCACGAATTCTCTGGCGGCCAACGTCAGCGGATTTCCATCGCAAGGGCGATTTCATCGCGCCCCGATTTTCTTGTATGTGATGAGCCGACTTCAGCGCTGGACGTGTCAGTCCAATCACAAATTCTCAATCTGATGCGCGATCTTCAGGACGAATTGGGATTGACCTATCTTTTTATTAGCCACGATCTCGCTGTGGTAGACTTTATGTCCGATTATGTCGGCGTGATGTATCTGGGGCGTCTGGTCGAAGCAGGTCCAGCCAAACAGATTTTCTCTGCGCCCGAGCATCCCTATACACAGCTCCTGATGGACACCGTGCCGGATATCACCATGCACCATCGCAACCGCGTACCGGTGATCGGCGAAGTTCCGAACCCGATTGCGCCCCCGCCAGGATGTTCCTTTAATCCGCGCTGTCCCTTGGCAAACGATACATGCCGTACAACCTCGCCCGCTTTGATAAAGCGCGCAGGTGAAACCAAAGTGGCGTGCCATGCCGTTTTGGAAGGGCGCATCACGACGCAAACCAAACCCGAACCTGCAAGGGGCATCGCCTGA
- a CDS encoding cyclic nucleotide-binding domain-containing protein, with translation MPKIRSFTAPQGKIIFQPGHSCPGFIVLSNGSIKVTLTGASGREVVLYRVRPGEACLQTLSCLRAALRSHQRQWIAARNANCEQLFSSSMDFMSTRDAALCLYGYNEDRIYSLIDNPLFIQR, from the coding sequence ATGCCGAAAATTCGGAGTTTTACGGCGCCGCAAGGCAAGATCATCTTTCAGCCCGGGCATTCGTGTCCCGGGTTTATTGTTTTGTCCAACGGCTCAATCAAAGTGACCTTGACTGGAGCAAGTGGTCGCGAAGTCGTTCTGTACAGGGTTCGGCCCGGGGAGGCTTGTCTGCAAACTCTGTCCTGCCTAAGGGCCGCGCTTCGTTCGCACCAGCGCCAGTGGATTGCAGCCCGAAATGCAAATTGCGAACAACTGTTTTCTTCAAGTATGGACTTCATGAGCACGCGTGATGCAGCATTATGCTTGTATGGCTACAACGAAGACAGAATTTACAGCCTGATAGACAACCCCCTTTTTATTCAAAGGTAG
- a CDS encoding sensor histidine kinase — MSQSLKLQNCSTVSNCSKKDSRPRSLGYSDALASKAIKVYAHIRRKSVSKKHTLGKLLYMKVSTMSRHWRRLTLPSQFVLAGGAVMVVAMILVGSWVSRRIEHAAVQNFAILAANYVESFISPLTQELASGTTLSEPAQQAMIEVFASTALSERVVSYKIWKQGGLIVHSSDPSLVGQKFTPSDDLQAAWMGDVSASFGDLNDEEDATEAMLGVPLLEVYSPIHEVFSGEIIAVAEFYERADGLQAELRNARRTTWFVVGSAFIASGLLLIGIVKAGGQTIERQRGELQKRLTESEQLVAQKNALRRRAITANQRATAQLEQTIRRVGSDLHDGPAQHLSFAALRLDSAFQENAAPNTRDDVRSSIDRALEEIRAISRGLALPELDELDMPSLVKRAVTERETQSGNSIDVTFEGPELKWLSYADKLCVYRFLQEGLSNAFRHGGVEQAQVFVQSSIEGLRISVKDKGSGFDMNEAVRLYDEGGQGLNGLKDRSESIGGKLEIVSEIGLGTTLTLHIPNEESA; from the coding sequence ATGAGCCAAAGCCTCAAATTGCAGAACTGCTCAACTGTCTCGAATTGTTCAAAGAAGGACAGTCGGCCTCGTTCGCTCGGTTATTCAGACGCTTTAGCATCTAAAGCCATCAAAGTGTATGCTCACATCAGACGAAAGTCCGTTTCGAAGAAGCATACTTTAGGTAAATTGCTTTATATGAAAGTATCGACAATGTCGCGACATTGGAGGCGTTTGACCTTGCCAAGCCAGTTTGTTCTGGCGGGGGGCGCAGTGATGGTTGTGGCGATGATCTTGGTCGGGTCATGGGTATCCCGCCGGATCGAACACGCGGCCGTACAGAACTTTGCGATCCTCGCCGCAAATTATGTCGAGAGTTTCATATCACCTCTCACGCAAGAATTAGCATCCGGTACAACGCTTTCTGAACCGGCACAGCAAGCAATGATCGAAGTGTTTGCAAGCACTGCGTTAAGCGAACGTGTCGTGTCTTACAAAATCTGGAAACAAGGAGGATTGATTGTTCATTCCTCAGACCCAAGCCTTGTTGGACAAAAGTTTACTCCGTCCGACGACTTGCAAGCGGCTTGGATGGGAGATGTTTCAGCTTCATTCGGAGATCTGAACGACGAGGAAGATGCAACGGAAGCGATGCTCGGCGTGCCCCTCCTGGAGGTCTACAGCCCCATACATGAGGTTTTTAGTGGCGAAATCATTGCGGTTGCAGAGTTCTACGAGCGTGCCGATGGACTTCAGGCAGAATTGCGGAACGCCCGGCGCACAACATGGTTCGTCGTAGGGTCTGCTTTTATCGCCAGCGGCCTCCTGCTTATTGGCATCGTAAAAGCTGGGGGTCAAACCATCGAACGACAGCGTGGCGAGTTGCAAAAACGGCTAACTGAGTCCGAGCAGCTTGTCGCCCAGAAGAACGCCCTTCGGCGCCGCGCGATCACTGCGAACCAGCGTGCAACGGCACAATTGGAACAGACCATTCGTCGCGTGGGTTCTGACTTGCACGATGGGCCAGCACAGCATCTGTCATTCGCGGCATTGCGCCTGGATTCCGCGTTTCAAGAGAATGCGGCGCCCAACACCCGCGACGATGTCAGATCATCCATTGATCGTGCCCTTGAAGAAATCCGCGCAATTTCACGTGGGCTAGCTTTGCCAGAGTTGGACGAGTTGGATATGCCAAGCCTTGTAAAGCGGGCCGTAACCGAACGGGAAACTCAATCGGGCAACTCTATTGATGTCACCTTTGAAGGGCCTGAACTAAAGTGGTTGAGCTATGCCGATAAGCTCTGCGTTTATCGGTTCCTGCAAGAAGGGCTTTCCAATGCATTTCGACATGGCGGAGTCGAACAGGCCCAAGTGTTCGTCCAAAGTTCAATCGAGGGCCTAAGGATTTCTGTCAAGGATAAGGGAAGTGGCTTTGACATGAACGAAGCCGTGCGCCTCTACGATGAAGGTGGACAGGGCCTGAACGGCCTCAAGGACAGATCTGAAAGCATCGGCGGCAAACTGGAAATTGTAAGCGAAATTGGACTAGGCACGACCCTGACGCTGCATATCCCAAACGAGGAAAGCGCATGA
- a CDS encoding ABC transporter ATP-binding protein → MTTTKCPLLSVRDLAICFDTRRGPLRAVDGITFDLAPGEILGMVGESGAGKSLTGSAITGLLERPGRIDRGEIYFEDQRIDTLSTEEMRRLRGRKIGAIFQDPLTSLNPLMTVGQQLVQTIRTHLPLGRDAARARAIGLLEEVGIPAPDARVDQYPHQFSGGMRQRVVIALALCANPSLVIADEPTTALDVSIQAQILDLLRKMCRDHGAAVILVTHDMGVIAETADRVAVMYSGRVVEIGPVEKVIKNPHHPYTAGLMQSIPRIGGKDRRLTQIEGSMPRLTDLPDGCAFHPRCSKAMAVCRRERPAPLSVESGKVACHLFQEELA, encoded by the coding sequence ATGACAACGACTAAATGCCCCTTGCTTAGCGTACGCGACCTGGCAATCTGTTTCGATACCCGTCGCGGGCCGCTTCGCGCAGTTGATGGCATCACTTTTGATCTGGCACCGGGCGAAATTCTGGGCATGGTCGGTGAAAGCGGCGCAGGTAAATCGCTTACCGGAAGTGCAATCACCGGGTTGCTGGAGCGCCCCGGACGCATTGACCGAGGCGAAATCTATTTTGAAGACCAGCGTATCGACACGCTGTCCACAGAAGAGATGCGCCGCTTGCGTGGCCGCAAGATCGGCGCGATTTTTCAGGATCCACTGACGAGCCTAAATCCTCTTATGACAGTCGGGCAGCAACTGGTCCAAACGATACGAACGCATCTGCCGTTGGGCCGTGACGCGGCACGGGCGCGCGCAATCGGGTTGCTGGAAGAAGTCGGCATTCCGGCGCCAGATGCGCGCGTGGATCAATACCCGCATCAGTTTTCCGGTGGAATGCGGCAGCGGGTGGTTATCGCACTGGCACTTTGCGCCAATCCATCTCTCGTCATTGCGGATGAACCAACCACCGCTCTTGACGTGTCGATCCAGGCACAGATCCTCGATCTGTTGCGCAAGATGTGCCGGGATCATGGTGCCGCAGTCATTCTGGTTACACATGACATGGGTGTTATCGCGGAAACCGCCGACCGCGTCGCGGTTATGTATTCCGGGCGCGTTGTCGAAATCGGACCCGTTGAAAAGGTCATCAAAAACCCTCACCACCCTTACACCGCCGGATTGATGCAATCCATTCCGCGCATCGGCGGCAAAGACCGTCGCCTGACCCAGATTGAAGGCTCTATGCCCCGCCTGACAGATCTACCTGACGGGTGTGCGTTCCACCCGCGCTGTTCAAAGGCAATGGCCGTATGCCGGCGCGAGCGACCAGCACCCCTTTCCGTCGAAAGCGGGAAAGTTGCCTGCCATCTTTTTCAGGAGGAACTGGCATGA
- a CDS encoding LysR family transcriptional regulator, with product MHSSSWDNLKYVLSVIEAGSVSAAARDLGVNHATVLRRIAAFETQYGGPIFDKNANGYRLMPGKEALVQAVREVENGVLTVERLMQGANPLLSGVVRISSTDTISQYLLPDVVNTLKLESPQLEIELLSNNSHVNFARMEADLFVRPAMSLPEDMIAETAAHLVFRAFGTSQDLDKWLGLKGPLARSAAANWLSNNIPGEALGSGSDSFTVLSRMAQNGTGIAILPTFVGESLPNLVHLPDKMPDIRVPVWVGSHQDLRDIPRIRAVRKSVIAHLSAKLDQHPSTCSNTN from the coding sequence ATGCACAGCTCAAGCTGGGATAACTTAAAATACGTTCTGTCCGTGATCGAGGCAGGGTCTGTCAGCGCCGCCGCCCGCGATCTGGGCGTGAATCACGCGACCGTCCTACGCCGGATTGCAGCATTTGAAACCCAATACGGCGGGCCCATCTTTGACAAAAACGCCAATGGCTACCGGCTGATGCCAGGCAAAGAAGCGTTGGTTCAGGCTGTCCGAGAGGTGGAGAACGGCGTCCTGACTGTTGAACGTTTGATGCAAGGTGCCAACCCACTGCTCAGCGGTGTGGTCAGGATATCATCCACCGATACGATTTCCCAATATCTGCTTCCGGACGTCGTAAACACGCTAAAACTAGAATCTCCACAGCTCGAAATCGAATTGCTCAGTAATAACAGCCACGTCAATTTCGCGCGCATGGAGGCTGATTTGTTCGTACGCCCAGCCATGTCATTACCAGAAGACATGATCGCGGAAACCGCGGCCCACCTTGTTTTCCGGGCGTTCGGGACATCGCAAGACCTTGATAAATGGCTTGGGCTGAAAGGCCCCTTGGCAAGGTCAGCGGCCGCGAACTGGTTATCCAACAACATTCCAGGCGAGGCTCTGGGATCGGGTTCCGACAGCTTTACAGTCTTGTCGCGCATGGCCCAGAACGGCACAGGAATTGCAATCCTGCCTACCTTTGTCGGTGAAAGCCTTCCGAACCTTGTTCATTTGCCCGACAAGATGCCGGACATCCGGGTTCCGGTTTGGGTGGGGTCACATCAGGATTTGAGAGACATCCCAAGGATCCGCGCCGTAAGAAAAAGCGTGATAGCCCATTTATCGGCCAAACTTGATCAACACCCTTCTACCTGTTCAAACACAAATTAA
- a CDS encoding ABC transporter permease — MIAFVLQRLIQSVLVMLAVALIAFTMFRFIGDPVNSMLPESASSEDRLQLREQLGLDQSVPVQFARFVTGAAQGDFGLSYRNKRPVADMIAERLPATLELVLAAAIFALLLGVPMGIYTALNPKGVLSNTLQMLSLVGISVPTFVTGILLILVFSVWLNWLPSFGRGDTVQIGWWSTGFLTTSGLKSLVLPSIMLGLFQVTLIMRLVRAEMMEVLRSDFVRFARARGLTNRAVNFGHALGNTLMPVITIVGLQLGSMIAFAIITETVFQWPGMGLLFIQAVSFADIPVMSAYLVMVALVFVAINMIVDLLYFAIDPRLKEA; from the coding sequence ATGATCGCCTTTGTCTTGCAGCGCTTGATCCAGTCCGTTCTGGTCATGCTTGCCGTCGCACTCATCGCTTTCACAATGTTTCGGTTCATCGGTGATCCGGTAAACAGCATGCTCCCTGAAAGCGCGTCGTCCGAAGATCGGCTGCAATTGCGGGAACAACTCGGACTGGACCAATCCGTTCCTGTACAATTTGCCCGTTTCGTCACTGGTGCCGCTCAGGGCGATTTCGGGCTCTCTTACCGTAACAAGCGTCCGGTTGCAGACATGATCGCCGAACGTCTGCCTGCAACGCTCGAACTGGTTTTGGCCGCGGCCATCTTTGCATTGTTACTGGGGGTTCCGATGGGCATTTATACTGCCCTTAATCCGAAGGGGGTTCTCAGTAACACGTTACAGATGCTTTCTCTTGTGGGTATTTCGGTACCAACTTTTGTCACCGGCATCCTGCTTATTCTTGTTTTTTCTGTATGGCTTAACTGGCTTCCCTCATTTGGACGCGGCGATACCGTGCAAATCGGCTGGTGGAGTACCGGCTTTCTGACGACAAGCGGACTCAAATCACTTGTTTTGCCGTCAATCATGCTGGGATTGTTTCAGGTCACCCTGATTATGCGGCTGGTACGCGCCGAAATGATGGAGGTGTTGCGCTCGGACTTCGTTCGCTTTGCCCGCGCACGCGGACTGACCAACCGTGCGGTAAACTTCGGGCACGCGCTCGGCAACACGCTTATGCCTGTTATTACAATCGTCGGATTGCAACTGGGCTCGATGATCGCCTTCGCCATCATCACCGAAACAGTCTTTCAGTGGCCCGGAATGGGGCTGCTATTCATACAGGCAGTCAGCTTTGCCGACATCCCGGTCATGTCCGCCTATCTGGTCATGGTCGCGTTGGTTTTCGTCGCAATCAACATGATTGTCGATCTGCTTTACTTCGCGATTGATCCGCGCCTGAAGGAGGCTTGA
- a CDS encoding ABC transporter permease, which translates to MSMESYPQSRITAILDSDLFYSFRTSYVTVIAAVVTLVIVLAALLAPWIAPHTPFDVSTLNLWDSELPPFWIEGGDPRFILGTDNQGRDVLSAILYGSRISLFVGFVSVALAMVIGIVIGLISGYFGGLVDAFFMRIADVMLSFPTILVALLISGIARGALPREMHDSAALIVLVFAITITTWVQYARTVRSSTMVERSREYVYAAQLVGRRPVAILFSHILPNVMGPVLVIATINLAMAILIEATLSFLGVGMPPTNPSLGTLIRVGNEYLFSGVWWVVIFPSLTLVVLVLAVNLLGDWLRDALNPKLR; encoded by the coding sequence ATGTCGATGGAATCCTACCCGCAGTCGCGCATTACAGCGATCCTTGACAGTGATTTGTTCTACAGCTTTCGCACTTCGTACGTCACGGTCATCGCCGCGGTTGTGACGCTGGTGATCGTTCTGGCTGCACTGCTCGCACCCTGGATCGCGCCACATACGCCTTTCGATGTCTCGACATTGAACCTTTGGGACAGCGAATTGCCCCCATTCTGGATTGAAGGCGGTGACCCAAGGTTCATTTTGGGCACTGACAATCAGGGGCGCGATGTGCTTTCTGCCATTCTGTACGGCTCGCGCATCTCGCTCTTTGTCGGTTTCGTCAGCGTGGCTCTGGCGATGGTCATCGGCATTGTGATCGGACTGATCAGCGGCTATTTCGGCGGTCTGGTCGATGCGTTCTTTATGCGTATCGCTGACGTCATGCTCAGCTTTCCGACAATCCTTGTTGCGCTGCTGATCAGCGGTATTGCCCGCGGCGCGCTTCCGCGAGAGATGCACGACAGCGCCGCCCTGATCGTTCTGGTTTTTGCCATCACAATCACGACCTGGGTCCAGTATGCACGTACAGTGCGCAGTTCCACCATGGTCGAACGGTCGCGGGAATATGTCTATGCTGCTCAACTGGTCGGTCGCCGCCCCGTCGCGATACTGTTCAGCCACATCCTACCCAATGTGATGGGACCGGTTCTGGTGATTGCCACCATCAACCTTGCCATGGCGATCCTGATTGAAGCGACACTTTCTTTTCTTGGCGTCGGTATGCCGCCCACCAACCCATCCCTTGGAACGCTGATCCGTGTGGGTAACGAATACCTGTTTTCGGGCGTGTGGTGGGTTGTGATCTTTCCGTCGCTGACGCTGGTCGTTCTTGTGCTGGCAGTGAACCTGCTGGGTGACTGGCTGCGCGACGCGCTGAACCCGAAACTGCGCTGA
- a CDS encoding TIGR02466 family protein, with the protein MISETKFEKLFSSPLFRYDVANHEALSAELLAEGAAMRREDDGVVKSNRRGWHSTGNLFTRDADCITELRVAAEMAVLKATRKMTNKVDPETLKMKLFGWMNVNPKDGYNAPHTHPGAHWSGVYYVSQPEISEGSSGMIEFVAPRADLPQWEILKTNAFRLKKCIRPAAGEIILFPSYLVHWVYPNEVEADRVTVAFNATFRK; encoded by the coding sequence ATGATCTCAGAAACCAAATTCGAAAAACTGTTTTCCTCACCGTTGTTCCGGTACGACGTTGCAAATCACGAAGCTCTCAGTGCAGAACTGCTGGCCGAAGGCGCCGCAATGCGTCGGGAAGATGATGGTGTTGTCAAATCGAACCGTCGCGGATGGCATTCGACTGGAAATCTCTTCACGAGGGATGCGGACTGCATCACCGAACTGCGCGTCGCAGCAGAAATGGCGGTTCTCAAAGCGACACGCAAGATGACGAACAAGGTTGATCCAGAAACGCTGAAGATGAAGCTTTTTGGTTGGATGAACGTTAATCCAAAGGACGGATACAATGCGCCGCATACCCACCCCGGTGCGCATTGGTCAGGTGTGTATTACGTCTCGCAACCGGAGATCAGCGAAGGTTCTTCAGGTATGATCGAGTTCGTGGCCCCGCGTGCTGACTTGCCGCAATGGGAAATTCTGAAAACCAATGCCTTTCGTTTGAAAAAGTGCATTAGACCGGCTGCGGGCGAAATTATCCTGTTTCCTTCCTATTTGGTTCATTGGGTCTATCCAAATGAGGTAGAAGCAGATCGGGTCACGGTCGCGTTCAATGCAACTTTTCGAAAGTAA
- a CDS encoding response regulator has product MTIKLIVADDHPIFRDGLVTTLSETGDFEVLGVGASAGEAVALARKHTPDVALLDLSMPGGGIEAAKEIVAGQLATHVAMLTVSEDDTDVARALQVGAIGYLLKGVSAEELRRVLRGIARGDPHVSPGLAAQVLKMMQAPNQKTQNPLDDLTKREEEILRLVATGQSNREVADVLRLQEKTVKHYMTVILSKLQARNRVEAALIAHDAWKNGSN; this is encoded by the coding sequence ATGACTATCAAGTTGATTGTTGCAGACGATCACCCGATTTTTCGCGATGGCTTGGTCACGACTCTGTCCGAGACCGGCGATTTCGAAGTCCTCGGAGTTGGCGCGTCTGCTGGTGAGGCGGTTGCTCTGGCCAGAAAACACACTCCGGACGTGGCTTTGTTGGATCTGTCCATGCCCGGGGGTGGTATAGAGGCCGCCAAAGAAATCGTTGCTGGCCAACTGGCTACCCATGTCGCGATGTTGACCGTATCTGAAGATGATACAGACGTTGCCAGGGCCTTGCAGGTGGGCGCCATAGGGTATTTGCTTAAAGGTGTGTCTGCAGAAGAGTTGCGCCGTGTCCTGAGAGGGATCGCGCGGGGTGATCCGCATGTATCACCGGGCCTTGCGGCACAGGTGCTTAAGATGATGCAGGCACCAAACCAGAAAACCCAAAATCCGCTTGATGATCTCACGAAACGCGAAGAAGAGATTTTGCGGCTGGTGGCCACGGGCCAAAGCAATCGCGAAGTTGCGGATGTGCTAAGACTTCAGGAAAAAACGGTCAAACATTACATGACAGTTATACTTAGCAAACTACAGGCACGAAACCGGGTCGAAGCTGCGCTGATTGCCCATGATGCGTGGAAAAATGGATCGAATTGA